The bacterium nucleotide sequence GCCTGAAAAAAAAATATTGAAGATTACCACTGGGGTTATAGTTTTTTTTATGTTTCTTTTTGCGTTATATTTAGGCATAATAGATGTAATCTATTCTAAATTAATAAGAATATTTTTAAGGTGAATAAATGGGAAAATGGTATATTTTGCAAGTTAAAACTGGACATGAAGATAAGATTAAGAAACTTCTTGAGAATAGTGATGATAGTATTTTAAAAAAGATAGAGCAGGTTGTTGTGCCAAAAGAAGATATTATTGAAGTTGTTAAAGGT carries:
- the secE gene encoding preprotein translocase subunit SecE, with the translated sequence MKKSIINFFNGVVNELNKVTWPEKKILKITTGVIVFFMFLFALYLGIIDVIYSKLIRIFLR